Proteins encoded together in one Nocardioides marinisabuli window:
- the rplI gene encoding 50S ribosomal protein L9 produces MKLILTQEVTGLGGPGDVVEVKDGYGRNYLVPRGVAIRWTRGGEKTVESIKAARTSRAVRDHDHAAEIKAKLEASTVNVAVKAGEGGRLFGAVTPADIASALTETTGEAVDKRTIAVKNPIRSLGNHEVSVRLHDEVSATVALNVVKA; encoded by the coding sequence ATGAAGCTCATCCTGACCCAGGAGGTCACCGGTCTCGGTGGCCCGGGCGACGTGGTCGAGGTCAAGGACGGCTACGGCCGCAACTACCTCGTGCCCCGTGGCGTGGCCATCCGCTGGACCCGCGGCGGCGAGAAGACCGTCGAGTCGATCAAGGCCGCGCGCACCAGCCGCGCGGTCCGCGACCACGACCACGCCGCTGAGATCAAGGCCAAGCTCGAGGCGTCGACGGTCAACGTCGCCGTCAAGGCCGGCGAGGGCGGGCGTCTCTTCGGCGCCGTCACCCCCGCCGACATCGCCTCGGCGCTGACCGAGACGACCGGCGAGGCCGTCGATAAGCGCACGATCGCGGTCAAGAACCCGATCCGCTCGCTCGGCAACCACGAGGTCTCCGTGCGGCTGCACGACGAGGTGTCCGCCACGGTGGCCCTCAACGTCGTCAAGGCCTGA
- a CDS encoding single-stranded DNA-binding protein: MAGETVITVVGNLVDDPELRFTPSGAAVANFRIASTPRTLNRQTNEWEDGEALFLSCSIWRQAAENVAESLQKGMRVVVQGRLKARSYETREGEKRTVMELEVDEVGPSLRYATAKVARTTRQGGGGGYSGGGQGGGGGYSGGGQQGGGQGAAPANDPWASPAPQQGGQQGGGFGGGQSRPAPAQGNDPWGAPGVGEEPPF, encoded by the coding sequence ATGGCAGGCGAGACCGTCATCACGGTGGTCGGCAACCTCGTCGACGACCCGGAGCTGCGCTTCACCCCCTCGGGGGCGGCCGTGGCCAACTTCCGGATCGCGTCGACGCCGCGCACCCTCAACCGTCAGACCAACGAGTGGGAGGACGGCGAAGCGCTGTTCCTGTCCTGCTCGATCTGGCGGCAGGCCGCGGAGAACGTCGCCGAGTCCCTCCAGAAGGGCATGCGCGTCGTGGTCCAGGGCCGGCTCAAGGCCCGCAGCTACGAGACCCGCGAGGGTGAGAAGCGCACCGTGATGGAGCTCGAGGTCGACGAGGTCGGCCCGTCCCTGCGCTACGCGACCGCCAAGGTCGCCCGCACGACCCGTCAGGGCGGCGGCGGAGGCTACTCCGGTGGCGGCCAGGGCGGCGGCGGAGGCTACTCCGGCGGCGGCCAGCAGGGCGGGGGCCAGGGCGCAGCCCCGGCCAACGACCCGTGGGCCTCGCCGGCTCCCCAGCAGGGGGGCCAGCAGGGCGGCGGCTTCGGCGGGGGCCAGTCCCGGCCGGCCCCGGCCCAGGGCAACGACCCCTGGGGCGCCCCCGGCGTGGGCGAGGAGCCCCCGTTCTGA
- a CDS encoding ABC transporter substrate-binding protein yields MRSTQKSTRAGLVGLAAAALILTSCAESERDGDAGDGGDGASGGTFVFAGSAEPVTLDPFFASDGESFRVARQIFEGLVGTEPGTADPAPLLATEWETGEDGLSYTFDLREDVTFHDGTAFDAEAVCSNFDRWYNMPESAQTDDLTYYYAALFRGFATGDRADSAIYDSCTADDELTATINLKEPFAGFISALSLPAFSMQSPSALEEFQDDGATNPKNSAYSTEHPTGTGPFMLDAWNRGQDVTLARYDDYWGDPAIVDEAVVVAIEDPKARADALRAGEIDGFDLVGPADIAPLEEEGFQIVNRDPFNVLYLGMNQQQKPLDDPQVRQAIAHALNIPEIISASMPEGTQPAIEFIPDSVMGYTDDVQTYEFDPELAKQMLADAGADGATIEFNYPTGVSRPYMPQPEDTFNVIRSQLEAVGLKIKPTADQWSPDYLEKIQGTSKHGLHLLGWTGDYNDTDNFLGVFFGAKSSEWGFDNPEIFDALREARGLPTPEEQEPLYEEINRLVMDYLPGVPLAHPVPSLAFGPDVSGYQQSPVQDEVWNVVSVG; encoded by the coding sequence GTGCGGTCCACACAGAAGTCAACGCGCGCAGGTCTGGTCGGACTGGCCGCCGCTGCGCTGATCCTGACCAGTTGTGCCGAGAGCGAGCGCGACGGCGACGCGGGCGACGGTGGTGACGGCGCGAGCGGCGGCACCTTCGTCTTCGCCGGGTCCGCCGAGCCGGTGACCCTCGACCCGTTCTTCGCCTCCGACGGCGAGAGCTTCCGGGTCGCCCGCCAGATCTTCGAGGGCCTCGTCGGCACCGAGCCCGGGACGGCCGACCCCGCGCCGCTGCTCGCGACCGAGTGGGAGACCGGCGAGGACGGCCTGAGCTACACCTTCGACCTGCGCGAGGACGTCACGTTCCACGACGGCACCGCCTTCGACGCGGAGGCGGTCTGCTCGAACTTCGACCGCTGGTACAACATGCCCGAGTCGGCCCAGACCGACGACCTGACCTACTACTACGCGGCGCTGTTCCGCGGCTTCGCGACCGGCGACCGCGCCGACTCCGCGATCTACGACTCCTGCACCGCCGACGACGAGCTGACCGCGACGATCAACCTGAAGGAGCCCTTCGCCGGCTTCATCTCCGCGCTGTCGCTGCCGGCGTTCTCGATGCAGAGCCCCAGCGCGCTGGAGGAGTTCCAGGACGACGGGGCCACCAACCCGAAGAACTCCGCGTACTCCACCGAGCACCCCACGGGCACCGGCCCGTTCATGCTGGACGCCTGGAACCGCGGGCAGGACGTCACCCTGGCGCGCTACGACGACTACTGGGGCGACCCGGCGATCGTCGACGAGGCCGTCGTGGTCGCGATCGAGGACCCGAAGGCCCGTGCCGACGCGCTGCGTGCCGGCGAGATCGACGGCTTCGACCTGGTCGGCCCGGCCGACATCGCGCCGCTCGAGGAGGAGGGCTTCCAGATCGTCAACCGGGACCCCTTCAACGTCCTCTACCTCGGCATGAACCAGCAGCAGAAGCCGCTGGACGACCCCCAGGTCCGCCAGGCCATCGCGCACGCGCTCAACATCCCGGAGATCATCAGCGCCTCGATGCCCGAGGGCACCCAGCCGGCGATCGAGTTCATCCCGGACAGCGTGATGGGCTACACCGACGACGTGCAGACCTACGAGTTCGACCCCGAGCTCGCCAAGCAGATGCTCGCCGACGCCGGTGCCGACGGCGCCACCATCGAGTTCAACTACCCGACCGGTGTCAGCCGCCCGTACATGCCCCAGCCGGAGGACACGTTCAACGTGATCCGCTCCCAGCTCGAGGCGGTGGGCCTGAAGATCAAGCCCACGGCCGACCAGTGGAGCCCCGACTACCTCGAGAAGATCCAGGGCACCTCCAAGCACGGCCTGCACCTGCTCGGGTGGACCGGCGACTACAACGACACCGACAACTTCCTCGGCGTCTTCTTCGGCGCCAAGAGCAGCGAGTGGGGCTTCGACAACCCGGAGATCTTCGACGCCCTGCGCGAGGCCCGCGGACTGCCCACGCCCGAGGAGCAGGAGCCACTCTACGAGGAGATAAACAGGCTCGTCATGGACTACCTGCCCGGTGTCCCGCTGGCCCACCCGGTCCCGTCGCTGGCCTTCGGTCCCGACGTGAGCGGCTACCAGCAGAGCCCGGTGCAGGACGAGGTCTGGAACGTGGTCTCGGTCGGCTGA
- a CDS encoding MATE family efflux transporter → MSPRSAPSEHRATDREIWRLAVPAFLALVAEPLFLLGDAAVVGRLGTPELAGLGIAAVVLQTAVGLCVFLAYGTTAGVARRLGAGDLRGALAQGVDGLWLAVGIGVVTTVAGVALTDPLVAAFGAGPEISEQATTYLRIAFLGTTPLLVMLAATGVLRGLQDTRTPLYVAVGGNVLNIVLNVVLVYPVGLGIAGSAIGSVVAQVLSAAVLTVVVVRGARAQGAPLGPDLPGIRLAARAGVPLVVRTLTLRAAILTTTYAVTLGAAPGAGLDVDLATHQLAMTLWGFLAFVLDAIAIAAQALTGRTLGAGDVAGTRRLTRRMLRWGVVSGVVTGVLLAAASPLLGPLFSRDAAVHEALVPVLLIAALGQPVAGIVFVLDGVLIGAGDGRYLAVGGLLTLVVYLPVALLAASWGGLLALWVAYTTAFMGSRMLVLVLRERSDAWVVTGGGTPGPSRTRSGAGS, encoded by the coding sequence GTGAGCCCGCGCAGCGCCCCGTCCGAGCACCGGGCCACCGATCGCGAGATCTGGCGGCTGGCCGTCCCGGCGTTCCTCGCGCTGGTCGCCGAGCCGCTCTTCCTGCTCGGCGACGCGGCCGTCGTCGGCCGGCTGGGCACCCCCGAGCTGGCCGGTCTGGGCATCGCCGCGGTGGTGCTGCAGACCGCCGTCGGCCTGTGCGTCTTCCTCGCCTACGGCACCACCGCCGGCGTCGCGCGCCGCCTCGGCGCCGGCGACCTGCGTGGCGCGCTGGCCCAGGGCGTCGACGGGCTCTGGCTGGCGGTCGGGATCGGGGTGGTGACCACCGTGGCCGGCGTCGCGCTCACCGACCCGCTGGTCGCGGCCTTCGGTGCCGGGCCCGAGATCAGCGAGCAGGCCACGACCTACCTGCGCATCGCCTTCCTCGGCACCACGCCGCTGCTGGTGATGCTCGCCGCCACGGGGGTGCTGCGCGGCCTGCAGGACACCCGCACCCCGCTGTACGTCGCCGTCGGCGGCAACGTGCTCAACATCGTGCTCAACGTCGTGCTCGTCTACCCCGTCGGCCTCGGCATCGCCGGCTCGGCGATCGGCTCGGTCGTCGCCCAGGTGCTCAGCGCCGCCGTGCTCACCGTGGTCGTCGTGCGCGGCGCCAGGGCGCAGGGCGCCCCGCTGGGCCCCGACCTGCCCGGCATCCGCCTGGCCGCCCGGGCCGGGGTGCCCCTGGTGGTGCGCACCCTGACCCTGCGCGCCGCCATCCTCACCACGACGTACGCCGTCACCCTGGGCGCCGCCCCCGGCGCCGGGCTCGACGTCGACCTGGCCACCCACCAGCTGGCGATGACCCTGTGGGGGTTCCTGGCCTTCGTGCTCGACGCCATCGCGATCGCGGCGCAGGCCCTGACCGGACGCACCCTCGGCGCCGGCGACGTGGCAGGCACCCGGCGGCTGACCCGGCGGATGCTGCGCTGGGGCGTGGTCAGCGGGGTGGTCACCGGAGTGCTGCTGGCCGCCGCGAGCCCGCTGCTCGGCCCGCTCTTCAGTCGGGACGCAGCCGTCCACGAGGCGCTGGTGCCGGTGCTGCTCATCGCCGCCCTGGGCCAGCCCGTGGCCGGCATCGTCTTCGTGCTCGACGGGGTGCTGATCGGAGCCGGTGACGGCCGCTACCTGGCCGTCGGGGGGCTCCTCACCCTGGTCGTCTACCTGCCCGTCGCCCTGCTCGCCGCCTCGTGGGGCGGGCTGCTGGCCCTGTGGGTCGCCTACACGACGGCTTTCATGGGCTCGCGGATGCTGGTGCTGGTGCTCCGCGAGCGCAGCGACGCCTGGGTGGTCACCGGCGGGGGCACCCCCGGCCCGTCCCGGACCCGCTCGGGCGCCGGGTCGTAG
- a CDS encoding replicative DNA helicase: MSVTEQSGRTAEEPPYEDWGDGPVSYAPGERPRSGPNDRTPPQDMAAEQSVLGSMLISKDAISEVTERVRGGDFYRPSHETIHDAIIDLYGRSEPVDMVTVAAELQRRGELQKVGGAPYLHTLSANVPIAANAGYYAEIVREKAVLRRLVDAGTKIVQIGYAGEGEVDDIVDQAQAEVFKLAEKRSGEDYAPLSDIMDGVLDEIEAIGNRESGIYGVPTGFADLDELTNGLHKGQMIIVAARPAMGKALALDTPLPTPTGWTTMGDVAVGDLLYDAQGRPTRVVAATDVMTGRPCYEVEFSDGSRIVADAEHQWLTTALATGRSGVATTAELAADRGATHVIAMPDGSEVKLVDVVAVESVPVRCVQVDNEDHLYLAGRSMIPTHNSTLALDFCRAASIHNNLTSVFFSLEMTRSEITMRLLSAEAKVPLNHIRNGAMGDDDWTKLARKMGEVSSAPVFIDDSPNMTMMEIRAKARRLKQKHDLQLIVIDYLQLMSSGKKVESRQLEVSEFSRQIKLLAKELEVPIIALSQLNRGSEQRADKRPAMSDLRESGCLTADTRLLRADTNAEITLGELMATGATDVPVWALDERLKLVPRTLTHAFPSGTKATYRVTLASGRTVEATGNHPFLTYDGWVPLAELTTGSRVGSVRHVPPPMQITPRDPDEVVLLAHLLGDGSFVERQPLRYASVDEANLAAVAEAASRRFGITAVRDEYPAARVTTLRLPAPYRLARGRRNPIAAWLDEDALFGLRSHQKFVPDWVFGLPKEQVGLFLHHLWATDGCVHLDEKRGTGRVYYATTSRRLADDVTRLLARFNVFTRIKRVRKAGYRDGWHVHVVGAENQLRFLDDIGVHGARGEQVARLAAALRDVRPNTNLDTVPQEVWGRVRQELADRRMTHREFATAMGTSFGGSTMWKHAPSRERLAEVAGVLGDADLEVLATNDIYWDAIASVEPIGEQPVYDATVLGVHNFVANGIALHNSIEQDADMVILLHREDAYEKESTRPGEADLLVVKHRNGPTRDITVAFQGHYSRFVDMAH, encoded by the coding sequence TTGAGCGTCACCGAGCAGAGCGGCCGCACGGCCGAGGAGCCGCCCTACGAGGACTGGGGCGACGGGCCCGTCTCCTACGCGCCGGGCGAGCGTCCGCGCAGCGGCCCCAACGACCGCACGCCGCCGCAGGACATGGCCGCCGAGCAGTCGGTGCTGGGCTCGATGCTGATCAGCAAGGACGCGATCTCCGAGGTCACCGAGCGGGTGCGCGGCGGCGACTTCTACCGGCCCTCCCACGAGACGATCCACGACGCGATCATCGACCTCTACGGCCGCAGCGAGCCGGTCGACATGGTCACCGTCGCCGCCGAGCTGCAGCGTCGGGGTGAGCTGCAGAAGGTCGGCGGGGCCCCCTACCTGCACACGCTGTCTGCCAACGTCCCGATCGCGGCGAACGCGGGCTACTACGCCGAGATCGTGCGCGAGAAGGCGGTGCTGCGCCGCCTCGTCGACGCCGGCACCAAGATCGTGCAGATCGGCTACGCCGGCGAGGGCGAGGTCGACGACATCGTCGACCAGGCCCAGGCCGAGGTCTTCAAGCTCGCCGAGAAGCGGTCGGGCGAGGACTACGCCCCGCTCTCCGACATCATGGACGGCGTCCTCGACGAGATCGAGGCGATCGGCAACCGCGAGTCGGGCATCTACGGCGTGCCCACCGGGTTCGCCGACCTCGACGAGCTGACCAACGGCCTGCACAAGGGCCAGATGATCATCGTCGCGGCCCGCCCCGCCATGGGCAAGGCACTGGCGCTCGACACCCCACTGCCCACCCCGACCGGGTGGACCACCATGGGGGACGTCGCGGTCGGCGACCTGCTGTACGACGCCCAGGGTCGTCCCACCAGGGTGGTCGCGGCGACCGACGTGATGACCGGACGGCCCTGCTACGAGGTCGAGTTCTCCGACGGTTCGCGGATCGTCGCCGACGCCGAGCACCAGTGGTTGACCACGGCACTGGCGACCGGCCGCAGCGGAGTGGCCACGACTGCCGAGCTGGCCGCAGACCGCGGCGCCACGCATGTGATCGCCATGCCCGACGGGTCCGAGGTGAAGCTCGTCGACGTCGTGGCGGTGGAGTCCGTCCCGGTGCGCTGCGTCCAGGTGGACAACGAGGACCACCTGTATCTCGCGGGTCGGTCGATGATCCCGACGCACAACTCCACCCTGGCCCTCGACTTCTGCCGTGCGGCGTCGATCCACAACAACCTGACCAGCGTCTTCTTCAGCCTCGAGATGACGCGCTCCGAGATCACCATGCGTCTGCTCTCGGCCGAGGCGAAGGTGCCGCTCAACCACATCCGCAACGGCGCGATGGGTGACGACGACTGGACCAAGCTGGCGCGCAAGATGGGCGAGGTCTCCTCGGCCCCAGTCTTCATCGACGACAGCCCCAACATGACGATGATGGAGATCCGCGCGAAGGCGCGGCGGCTGAAGCAGAAGCACGACCTGCAGCTGATCGTCATCGACTACCTGCAGCTGATGAGCTCGGGCAAGAAGGTCGAGTCGCGCCAGCTCGAGGTCTCGGAGTTCTCGCGCCAGATCAAGCTGCTGGCCAAGGAGCTCGAGGTCCCGATCATCGCGCTGTCGCAGCTCAACCGTGGCTCTGAGCAGCGCGCCGACAAGCGCCCTGCCATGAGCGACCTGCGTGAGTCCGGCTGCCTGACCGCCGACACCCGGCTCCTGCGCGCCGACACGAACGCCGAGATCACCCTGGGCGAGCTGATGGCGACGGGCGCGACCGACGTCCCCGTCTGGGCGTTGGACGAGCGGCTCAAGCTGGTGCCGCGCACCCTGACGCACGCCTTCCCCAGCGGGACGAAGGCGACGTACCGGGTCACGCTCGCCTCGGGGCGCACGGTGGAGGCGACCGGCAACCACCCGTTCCTGACCTACGACGGCTGGGTGCCGCTGGCCGAGCTGACGACCGGCTCGCGCGTGGGCTCGGTGCGCCACGTGCCGCCCCCGATGCAGATCACTCCGCGCGACCCCGACGAGGTCGTCCTGCTCGCGCACCTGCTCGGTGACGGGTCCTTCGTCGAGCGCCAGCCGCTGCGCTACGCCAGCGTCGACGAGGCCAACCTCGCGGCGGTGGCCGAGGCTGCCTCCCGCCGGTTCGGCATCACCGCGGTCCGCGACGAGTACCCGGCCGCCCGGGTCACCACGCTGCGCCTCCCCGCGCCGTACCGGCTCGCCCGTGGCCGGCGCAACCCGATCGCGGCCTGGCTCGACGAGGACGCGCTCTTCGGTCTCCGCAGCCACCAGAAGTTCGTGCCCGACTGGGTCTTCGGGCTGCCCAAGGAGCAGGTGGGCCTCTTCCTGCACCACCTGTGGGCCACCGACGGGTGCGTCCACCTGGACGAGAAGCGCGGGACGGGCAGGGTCTACTACGCCACCACGAGCCGCCGCCTCGCCGACGACGTGACCAGGCTCCTCGCCAGGTTCAACGTCTTCACCCGCATCAAGCGGGTCCGCAAGGCCGGCTACCGCGACGGCTGGCACGTGCACGTCGTCGGGGCCGAGAACCAGCTGCGGTTCCTCGACGACATCGGGGTGCACGGTGCCCGCGGCGAGCAGGTCGCCCGCCTCGCGGCGGCGCTGCGCGACGTCCGGCCCAACACCAACCTCGACACCGTGCCGCAGGAGGTCTGGGGGCGCGTGCGCCAGGAGCTGGCGGACCGCCGGATGACGCACCGCGAGTTCGCCACCGCCATGGGGACCTCGTTCGGCGGCTCGACCATGTGGAAGCACGCCCCGAGCCGCGAACGGCTGGCCGAGGTGGCCGGAGTCCTCGGCGACGCCGACCTCGAGGTCCTGGCCACCAACGACATCTACTGGGATGCCATCGCCAGCGTCGAGCCCATCGGCGAGCAGCCGGTGTACGACGCCACGGTCCTGGGCGTGCACAACTTCGTCGCCAACGGCATCGCCCTGCACAACAGCATCGAGCAGGACGCCGACATGGTGATCCTGCTGCACCGCGAGGACGCCTACGAGAAGGAGTCGACCCGCCCCGGCGAGGCCGACCTGCTCGTGGTCAAGCACCGCAACGGCCCGACCCGCGACATCACGGTCGCCTTCCAGGGTCACTACTCGCGGTTCGTCGACATGGCGCACTGA
- the rpsR gene encoding 30S ribosomal protein S18 codes for MAKAVIRKPKKKVCQFCKEKASGVDYKDATLLRKFISDRGKIRARRVTGNCVQHQRDVAIAVKNAREVALLPYTSTGR; via the coding sequence ATGGCCAAGGCAGTGATTCGCAAGCCCAAGAAGAAGGTTTGCCAGTTCTGCAAGGAGAAGGCGAGCGGCGTCGACTACAAGGACGCCACCCTCCTTCGCAAGTTCATCTCCGACCGCGGCAAGATCCGCGCGCGTCGGGTGACCGGCAACTGCGTCCAGCACCAGCGCGACGTGGCCATCGCCGTCAAGAACGCCCGCGAGGTGGCCCTGCTGCCCTACACCTCCACCGGTCGCTGA